Proteins encoded within one genomic window of Pongo pygmaeus isolate AG05252 chromosome 18, NHGRI_mPonPyg2-v2.0_pri, whole genome shotgun sequence:
- the BCKDK gene encoding branched-chain alpha-ketoacid dehydrogenase kinase, whose protein sequence is MILASVLGSGPRGGLPLRPLLGPALALRARSTSATDTHQVEMARERSKTVTSFYNQSAIDAAAEKPSVRLTPTMMLYAGRSQDGSHLLKSARYLQQELPVRIAHRIKGFRCLPFIIGCNPTILHVHELYIRAFQKLTDFPPIKDQADEAQYCQLVRQLLDDHKDVVTLLAEGLRESRKHIEDEKLVRYFLDKTLTSRLGIRMLATHHLALHEDKPDFVGIICTRLSPKKIIEKWVDFARRLCEHKYGNAPRVRINGHVAARFPFIPMPLDYILPELLKNAMRATMESHLDTPYNVPDVVITIANNDVDLIIRISDRGGGIAHKDLDRVMDYHFTTAEASTQDPRISPLFGHLDMHSGAQSGPMHGFGFGLPTSRAYAEYLGGSLQLQSLQGIGTDVYLRLRHIDGREESFRI, encoded by the exons ATGATCCTGGCTTCGGTGCTGGGGAGCGGTCCCCGGGGCGGGCTTCCGCTCCGGCCCCTGCTGGGGCCCGCACTCGCGCTCCGGGCCCGCTCGACGTCGGCCACTGACACACACCAGGTGGAGATGGCTCGGGAGCGCTCCAAGACCGTTACCTCCTTTTACAACCAGTCAGCCATCGACGCGGCAGCGGAGAAG cCCTCAGTCCGCCTCACGCCCACCATGATGCTCTACGCTGGCCGCTCTCAGGACGGCAGCCACCTTCTG aaAAGTGCTCGGTACCTGCAGCAAGAACTTCCAGTGAGGATTGCTCACCGCATCAAGGGCTTCCGCTGCCTTCCTTTCATCATTGGCTGCAACCCCACCATACTGCACGTG CATGAGCTATACATCCGTGCCTTCCAGAAGCTGACAGACTTCCCTCCG ATCAAGGACCAGGCGGACGAGGCCCAGTACTGCCAGCTGGTGCGACAGCTGCTGGATGACCACAAGGATGTGGTGACCCTCTTGGCAGAGGGCCTGCGTGAGAGCCGGAAGCACATAGAG GATGAAAAGCTCGTCCGCTACTTCTTGGACAAGACGCTGACTTCGAGGCTTGGAATCCGCATGTTGGCCACGCATCACCTGGCGCTGCACGAGGACAAG CCTGACTTTGTCGGCATCATCTGTACTCGTCTCTCACCAAAGAAGATTATTGAGAAGTGGGTGGACTTTGCCAG ACGCCTGTGTGAGCACAAGTATGGCAATGCGCCCCGTGTCCGCATCAATGGCCATGTGGCTGCCCGGTTCCCCTTCATCCCTATGCCACTGGACTACATCCTGCCGGAGCTGCTCAAGAATGCCATGAG AGCCACAATGGAGAGTCACCTAGACACTCCCTACAATGTCCCAGATGTGGTCATCACCATCGCCAACAATGATGTCGATCTGATCATCAG GATCTCAGACCGTGGTGGAGGAATTGCTCACAAAGATCTGGACCGGGTCATGGACTACCACTTCACTACCGCTGAAGCCAGCACACAGGACCCCCGGATCAGCCCCCTCTTTGGCCACCTGGACATGCACAGTGGCGCCCAGTCAGGACCCATGCACGG CTTTGGCTTCGGGTTGCCCACGTCACGGGCCTACGCGGAGTACCTCGGTGGGTCTCTGCAGCTGCAGTCCCTGCAGGGCATTGGCACGGATGTCTACCTGCGGCTCCGCCACATCGATGGCCGGGAGGAAAGCTTCCGGATCTGA